The following proteins are encoded in a genomic region of Streptococcus constellatus subsp. constellatus:
- the tig gene encoding trigger factor — protein sequence MSVSFESKETNRGVLTFTISQEQIKPELDRVFNSVKKNLNVPGFRKGHLPRPVFNQRFGEEALYQDTLNALLPAAYEAAVKEAEIEVVAQPQFDVASMEKGQDWTITAEVVTKPEVKLGEYKNLEVSVDVSKEVSDADVDAKVERERNNLAELVLKEDKAANGDTVVIDFVGTVDGVEFDGGKGDNFSLELGSGQFIPGFEDQLVGHAAGETVEVNVTFPEDYQATDLAGKDAKFVTTIHEVKEKEVPEVDDELAKDIDEGVETLDELKEKYRKELAESKEIAFDDAVESAALDLAVENAEIVELPEEMVHEEVHRSVNEFLGNMQRQGISPDMYFQITGTTQEDLHKQHEADAEKRTKTNLVIEAVAKAEGFEASDEDIEAEISSLATDYNMEVERVRQLLSTDMLKHDIVIKKAVELITSTAKVK from the coding sequence ATGTCTGTATCATTTGAAAGCAAAGAAACAAATCGCGGAGTTTTGACATTTACAATTAGTCAAGAACAAATCAAGCCAGAATTGGATCGTGTATTTAACTCAGTTAAGAAAAATCTGAATGTACCAGGTTTCCGTAAAGGTCATCTTCCTCGTCCAGTGTTTAATCAAAGATTTGGTGAAGAAGCTCTTTACCAAGATACATTAAATGCTCTTCTCCCAGCTGCTTATGAAGCTGCTGTTAAAGAAGCAGAGATCGAAGTTGTTGCTCAACCACAATTTGATGTGGCGTCTATGGAAAAAGGTCAAGATTGGACCATTACTGCGGAAGTGGTTACAAAACCCGAAGTAAAATTAGGTGAGTATAAAAACTTAGAAGTATCTGTTGATGTCTCTAAAGAAGTATCTGATGCAGATGTAGATGCAAAAGTTGAACGCGAACGCAATAATTTAGCAGAACTTGTATTGAAAGAAGATAAGGCTGCTAATGGTGATACAGTTGTGATTGATTTTGTTGGAACAGTTGACGGCGTTGAATTTGATGGTGGTAAAGGAGATAACTTCTCACTTGAACTTGGAAGCGGTCAATTCATTCCAGGTTTTGAAGACCAATTAGTTGGACATGCTGCTGGTGAAACAGTAGAAGTAAACGTGACATTCCCAGAAGACTATCAAGCAACAGATCTTGCAGGTAAAGATGCTAAATTTGTGACTACGATTCATGAAGTCAAAGAAAAAGAAGTTCCAGAAGTAGATGACGAACTTGCCAAAGACATTGATGAAGGTGTTGAAACACTGGATGAATTAAAAGAAAAATACCGCAAAGAATTGGCTGAATCAAAAGAAATTGCGTTTGATGATGCAGTTGAATCTGCGGCACTTGACCTTGCAGTAGAAAATGCAGAAATCGTTGAATTGCCAGAAGAAATGGTTCACGAAGAAGTTCATCGCTCTGTAAATGAATTTCTTGGGAACATGCAACGTCAAGGTATTTCACCAGACATGTACTTCCAAATCACTGGTACAACTCAAGAAGATCTTCATAAACAACATGAAGCTGACGCTGAAAAACGTACTAAGACTAATCTTGTGATTGAAGCTGTTGCAAAAGCAGAAGGATTTGAAGCGAGCGATGAAGACATCGAAGCAGAAATTTCTTCACTTGCAACTGACTACAATATGGAAGTGGAGCGTGTTCGTCAACTTCTTTCAACAGATATGTTGAAACATGATATTGTTATTAAAAAAGCCGTTGAATTGATTACAAGTACTGCAAAAGTAAAATAA
- a CDS encoding TIGR01440 family protein, which yields MNLQELKKQTQTILADVLEKSALSSGDIFVLGLSSSEVIGGHIGKNSSQEVGEVVVKTMLDMLSLRGIYLAVQGCEHVNRALVVEKELAQKQNLEIVNVLPTLHAGGSGQLAAFKYMNNPVEVEFITAQAGMDIGDTAIGMHIKHVQIPVRPILRELGEAHVTALASRPKLIGGARAAYQKDKIRKA from the coding sequence ATGAATTTACAAGAATTGAAAAAACAAACTCAAACCATTTTAGCAGATGTTTTAGAGAAATCAGCACTATCTTCCGGTGATATTTTTGTACTGGGCTTGTCTTCCAGTGAGGTGATTGGAGGGCATATTGGAAAAAATTCCAGTCAAGAAGTGGGAGAAGTTGTTGTCAAAACTATGTTGGATATGTTGTCACTTCGCGGAATTTACTTGGCAGTTCAGGGATGTGAACATGTCAATCGTGCTTTGGTCGTGGAGAAAGAATTGGCGCAGAAACAAAATCTGGAAATTGTCAATGTGTTGCCAACTCTTCATGCTGGTGGAAGTGGTCAATTAGCAGCTTTTAAATATATGAACAACCCAGTTGAAGTGGAATTTATTACGGCTCAAGCAGGGATGGATATCGGAGATACAGCAATTGGTATGCATATTAAGCACGTCCAAATTCCAGTACGACCAATTTTGAGAGAACTCGGAGAAGCGCATGTGACTGCGCTTGCCAGTCGTCCAAAGCTAATCGGTGGAGCGCGAGCTGCTTACCAAAAAGATAAAATTCGAAAAGCATAA
- a CDS encoding ECF transporter S component: MKKNQTYKLVLLSMIAALTVVLGYYLKIPTPTGILTFLDAGIFFTAFYFGRKEGAIVGGLAGFLIDLLSGYPQWMFFSLIFHSLQGYFAGFKGKSRYLGLVLATLVMVGGYAVASTIMHGWGAAFPEIFPNFCQNTLGIIVGSILNKLLTDVLKKLNK; the protein is encoded by the coding sequence ATGAAAAAAAATCAGACATATAAACTTGTCCTTTTGTCCATGATTGCTGCGTTGACAGTTGTTTTGGGCTACTATTTAAAAATTCCAACACCAACGGGGATTTTAACGTTCCTTGATGCAGGTATTTTCTTTACCGCCTTTTATTTTGGCAGAAAAGAAGGAGCCATCGTCGGTGGTTTAGCTGGGTTTCTCATTGATTTGCTTTCGGGTTATCCACAGTGGATGTTCTTTAGCTTGATTTTTCATAGTTTACAAGGATATTTTGCAGGTTTTAAAGGAAAAAGTCGTTATCTCGGTTTGGTGTTAGCTACGCTTGTTATGGTAGGAGGTTATGCTGTTGCTTCCACTATCATGCATGGTTGGGGAGCGGCTTTTCCAGAAATATTTCCTAACTTTTGCCAAAATACCTTAGGGATAATTGTCGGATCTATTTTGAATAAACTGTTGACAGATGTTTTGAAAAAGTTAAACAAATAA
- a CDS encoding bifunctional hydroxymethylpyrimidine kinase/phosphomethylpyrimidine kinase, protein MKNNLILAISGNDIFSGGGLHADLATYTVNQLHGFVAVTCLTAMTEQGFEVIPVDSTVFSQQLHSLKNVPFSAIKLGLLPNVEIADLALDFVKAHAGIPVVLDPVLVCKETHDVEVSALREELIKFFPYASIITPNLPEAELLAQKELRTVEDVKEAARIFHFLGAKSVVIKGGNRLDSQKAVDVFYNGEQFQFLESPVLDNNNTGAGCTFASSIASQLVLGKSIVEAVQISKKFVYQAIQHSDQYGVVQYEKKSDI, encoded by the coding sequence ATGAAGAATAATCTTATTCTGGCAATTTCAGGGAATGATATCTTTAGTGGTGGCGGATTGCACGCTGATTTAGCTACTTATACAGTCAATCAACTGCATGGTTTTGTGGCAGTGACTTGCCTGACAGCCATGACAGAGCAAGGTTTTGAAGTCATTCCTGTTGATTCTACTGTTTTTTCTCAGCAGCTTCATTCTCTCAAGAATGTGCCTTTCTCAGCCATCAAACTAGGACTCTTACCAAATGTTGAAATAGCAGATTTGGCCTTGGATTTTGTGAAAGCTCATGCAGGCATTCCTGTCGTATTAGATCCTGTCTTGGTTTGCAAGGAAACTCATGATGTCGAGGTCTCAGCACTTCGAGAGGAACTGATTAAATTTTTCCCTTATGCAAGTATTATCACGCCTAATTTACCAGAAGCCGAACTATTGGCTCAAAAAGAGTTGCGAACGGTGGAAGACGTAAAAGAAGCGGCTAGAATTTTCCATTTCTTAGGTGCTAAATCCGTTGTTATCAAAGGAGGGAATCGTCTAGATTCTCAAAAAGCAGTTGATGTTTTTTATAATGGAGAGCAGTTTCAATTTCTGGAATCACCTGTTTTAGACAACAATAACACGGGCGCTGGCTGTACCTTTGCTTCTAGCATTGCCAGTCAGTTAGTGTTAGGAAAATCAATTGTTGAAGCAGTTCAAATTTCAAAAAAATTTGTTTACCAAGCTATCCAACATTCAGATCAATATGGGGTTGTTCAATATGAAAAAAAATCAGACATATAA
- the truA gene encoding tRNA pseudouridine(38-40) synthase TruA translates to MTRYKAIISYDGHDFAGFQRQPHARSVQEEIEKTLTKINRGKPVIVHGAGRTDSGVHALGQVIHFNLPQKRDEEKLRFALDTQTPEDIDFISVEEVNEDFHSRYCKHSKTYEFIVDIGRPKNPMMRHYATHYPYPLDLSLIEEAIEKLEGTHDFTGFTASGTSVENKVRTITKAYLDFDEKRNFLIFTFSGNGFLYKQIRNMVGTLLKIGNKRMPVEQIDRILTEKNRHLAGPTAAPNGLYLKEIRYEE, encoded by the coding sequence ATGACACGATATAAAGCGATTATTTCTTACGATGGTCATGACTTTGCTGGTTTTCAGCGGCAACCTCATGCTCGCAGCGTTCAAGAAGAGATTGAAAAGACTTTAACTAAAATCAATAGAGGAAAGCCTGTCATCGTTCATGGAGCTGGACGCACAGACAGTGGCGTTCATGCTTTGGGGCAGGTAATTCATTTTAATTTACCACAAAAAAGGGATGAAGAAAAACTACGTTTCGCACTTGATACGCAGACACCAGAAGACATTGATTTTATTAGCGTAGAAGAGGTGAATGAAGATTTTCATTCAAGATATTGTAAACACAGCAAGACCTATGAATTTATAGTGGATATCGGGCGTCCTAAAAATCCTATGATGCGCCATTATGCAACCCATTACCCTTATCCGCTTGATTTGAGTTTGATTGAAGAAGCTATTGAAAAGTTAGAAGGAACTCATGATTTTACAGGTTTTACAGCTTCAGGGACTAGTGTGGAAAATAAAGTTCGGACGATTACAAAAGCATACTTAGATTTTGATGAGAAGCGCAACTTTCTGATTTTTACTTTCTCTGGCAATGGCTTCTTGTATAAGCAAATTCGCAATATGGTCGGTACTTTATTGAAAATTGGAAATAAACGAATGCCAGTTGAGCAAATTGATAGAATTTTAACAGAGAAAAATCGTCATTTGGCTGGACCAACAGCAGCACCAAACGGACTTTATCTAAAGGAGATACGATATGAAGAATAA
- a CDS encoding NUDIX hydrolase, which produces MTDITFCEKKSRFRYKAAAVIIEEGALAFMTNPNEDYFYPLGGAVQLGETSEEAVLREIKEETGQDYEIDRLLFIHENFFQQSSGKLAGLNCHEISFYYLMKSKGQQFPSFSAAETVEWIPLDRMDEYQAYPNFLAKLVSTQPTGIKRVITKDEKHTILSL; this is translated from the coding sequence ATGACTGATATTACTTTTTGCGAAAAGAAATCTCGATTTCGTTACAAAGCTGCTGCCGTCATTATTGAAGAAGGCGCGCTTGCTTTTATGACCAATCCAAACGAGGATTATTTTTATCCTTTAGGTGGAGCTGTTCAGCTAGGAGAAACTTCAGAAGAAGCTGTTCTTCGAGAAATTAAGGAAGAAACTGGACAGGACTACGAAATCGATCGATTGCTGTTCATTCACGAAAATTTTTTCCAACAAAGTTCTGGCAAATTAGCCGGTCTGAATTGCCATGAAATTTCCTTTTATTACTTGATGAAGTCAAAAGGCCAGCAGTTCCCAAGCTTTTCTGCTGCCGAAACAGTTGAATGGATTCCACTAGATCGAATGGATGAGTATCAAGCCTACCCAAATTTTCTAGCAAAACTTGTTTCCACACAACCAACTGGTATCAAGCGCGTCATCACCAAAGATGAAAAACACACAATTTTATCCTTATAA
- the dnaJ gene encoding molecular chaperone DnaJ, which translates to MNNTEYYDRLGVSKNASQDEIKRAYRKLSKKYHPDINKEPGAEEKYKEVQEAYETLSDEQKRAAYDQYGTAGANAGFGGGTGGFGGFDGSSFGGFEDIFSSFFGGGGASRNPNAPRQGDDLQYRVNLKFEEAIFGTDKEIKYHREATCHTCHGSGAKPGTSPVTCSRCHGAGVINVDTQTPLGMMRRQVTCDVCHGRGQEIKEPCQTCHGTGHEKQAHSVHVKIPAGVETGQQVRLSGQGEAGFNGGPYGDLYVVVQVEPSDKFERDGSTIYYKLNLNFVQAALGDSVDIPTVHGDVELNIPEGTQTGKRFRLRGKGAPSLRGGSMGDQYVTVNVVTPTGLNDKQKAALKEFAEAGDIKVNPKKKGFFDKMKDAFEQ; encoded by the coding sequence ATGAACAATACAGAATATTATGACCGTCTAGGCGTCTCCAAGAATGCTTCTCAAGACGAGATCAAGAGAGCCTATCGGAAATTATCTAAAAAGTATCATCCAGACATCAATAAAGAACCAGGTGCTGAAGAAAAATATAAAGAAGTCCAAGAGGCTTATGAAACCTTGAGCGATGAGCAAAAACGGGCAGCCTATGATCAATATGGTACCGCAGGTGCTAATGCCGGCTTCGGCGGTGGAACTGGCGGTTTCGGTGGCTTTGATGGTTCTAGCTTTGGTGGCTTTGAAGATATTTTCTCTAGCTTCTTTGGTGGAGGCGGTGCAAGTCGCAATCCAAACGCACCTCGTCAAGGGGATGACCTTCAATATCGGGTCAACCTGAAGTTTGAAGAAGCCATTTTTGGTACAGATAAAGAAATTAAATATCATCGTGAGGCCACCTGCCATACTTGTCATGGTTCGGGTGCGAAACCAGGAACTAGTCCAGTCACTTGTAGTCGCTGTCACGGAGCAGGAGTGATTAATGTTGATACGCAAACTCCTCTTGGTATGATGCGTCGCCAAGTAACTTGTGATGTCTGTCATGGGCGAGGGCAAGAAATTAAAGAACCTTGCCAAACCTGTCACGGAACAGGGCATGAAAAACAAGCTCATAGTGTCCATGTAAAAATCCCAGCAGGTGTTGAAACTGGTCAGCAGGTTCGTCTGTCTGGTCAAGGTGAAGCAGGGTTTAATGGCGGTCCTTATGGTGACCTTTATGTCGTGGTCCAAGTTGAGCCGAGCGATAAGTTTGAGCGAGACGGATCTACCATTTACTACAAGCTCAATCTCAACTTTGTCCAAGCAGCTTTAGGTGACAGTGTGGATATTCCAACTGTTCACGGGGATGTGGAGCTGAATATCCCAGAAGGAACACAGACTGGCAAACGTTTCCGTCTGCGTGGCAAAGGAGCTCCGAGCTTGCGTGGCGGAAGCATGGGTGACCAGTATGTCACAGTTAATGTTGTAACACCGACAGGACTTAACGACAAACAAAAAGCAGCGTTGAAAGAGTTCGCAGAAGCTGGTGATATTAAAGTCAATCCAAAGAAAAAGGGCTTCTTTGATAAAATGAAAGATGCCTTTGAGCAATAA
- the dnaK gene encoding molecular chaperone DnaK — translation MSKIIGIDLGTTNSAVAVLEGTESKIIANPEGNRTTPSVVSFKNGEIIVGDAAKRQAVTNPDTVISIKSKMGTSEKVSANGKEYTPQEISAMILQYLKGYAEDYLGEKVTKAVITVPAYFNDAQRQATKDAGKIAGLEVERIVNEPTAAALAYGLDKTDKEEKVLVFDLGGGTFDVSILELGDGVFDVLATAGDNKLGGDDFDQKIIDYLVAEFKKENGIDLSADKMAVQRLKDAAEKAKKDLSGVTSTQISLPFITAGAAGPLHLEMTLTRAKFDDLTRDLVERTKGPVRRALSDAGLSLSEIDEVILVGGSTRIPAVVEAVKAETGKEPNKSVNPDEVVAMGAAIQGGVITGDVKDVVLLDVTPLSLGIETMGGVFTKLIDRNTTIPTSKSQVFSTAADNQPAVDIHVLQGERPMAADNKTLGRFQLTDIPAAPRGIPQIEVTFDIDKNGIVSVKAKDLGTQKEQTIVIQSNSGLTDEEIDRMMKDAEANAEADKKRKEEVDLRNEVDQAIFATEKTIKETEGKGFDAERDAAQAALDDLKKAQEDNNLDEMKAKLEALNEKAQGLAVKLYEQAAAAQQAQAGAEGAQATGNAGDDVVDGEFTEK, via the coding sequence ATGTCTAAAATTATCGGTATTGACTTAGGTACAACAAACTCAGCAGTTGCAGTTCTTGAAGGAACTGAAAGCAAAATCATCGCAAACCCAGAAGGAAACCGCACAACTCCGTCTGTAGTGTCATTCAAAAATGGTGAAATCATTGTTGGTGATGCAGCAAAACGCCAAGCAGTTACAAACCCAGATACTGTTATCTCTATCAAATCTAAGATGGGAACTTCTGAAAAAGTTTCTGCTAACGGTAAAGAATACACTCCACAAGAAATCTCAGCTATGATCCTTCAATACTTGAAAGGTTATGCTGAAGACTACCTTGGTGAAAAAGTAACGAAGGCTGTTATCACAGTTCCAGCCTACTTTAACGATGCCCAACGTCAAGCAACAAAAGACGCTGGTAAAATCGCTGGTCTTGAAGTAGAACGTATTGTTAACGAACCAACAGCAGCAGCTCTTGCTTATGGTTTGGACAAGACTGACAAAGAAGAAAAAGTCTTGGTATTCGACCTTGGTGGTGGTACATTCGACGTGTCTATCCTTGAACTCGGTGACGGTGTCTTTGATGTATTGGCAACTGCAGGGGACAACAAACTCGGTGGTGACGACTTTGACCAAAAGATTATCGACTACTTGGTAGCAGAATTCAAGAAAGAAAATGGTATCGACTTGTCAGCTGACAAGATGGCTGTTCAACGTTTGAAAGATGCAGCTGAAAAAGCTAAGAAAGACCTTTCAGGTGTGACTTCAACACAAATCAGCTTGCCATTTATCACTGCGGGTGCTGCTGGACCTCTTCACTTGGAAATGACCTTGACTCGTGCTAAATTTGATGATTTAACACGTGATCTTGTAGAACGTACAAAAGGTCCTGTTCGTCGTGCTCTATCTGACGCTGGACTTTCTCTGTCAGAAATCGATGAAGTTATCCTAGTTGGTGGATCAACTCGTATCCCTGCCGTTGTGGAAGCTGTTAAGGCTGAAACTGGTAAAGAACCAAACAAATCAGTTAACCCTGATGAAGTAGTTGCCATGGGTGCTGCTATCCAAGGTGGTGTTATTACTGGTGATGTCAAAGACGTTGTCCTTCTTGACGTAACTCCATTGTCACTTGGTATCGAAACAATGGGTGGCGTCTTCACAAAACTTATCGATCGCAACACTACTATTCCAACTTCTAAATCACAAGTCTTTTCAACTGCAGCAGATAACCAACCAGCCGTTGATATCCATGTTCTTCAAGGTGAACGCCCAATGGCAGCAGATAACAAGACTCTTGGACGTTTCCAATTGACTGATATCCCAGCTGCACCTCGTGGAATTCCTCAAATCGAAGTGACATTTGACATTGACAAGAACGGTATTGTATCTGTTAAGGCTAAAGACCTTGGAACTCAAAAAGAACAAACAATTGTCATCCAATCTAACTCAGGTTTGACTGATGAAGAAATCGACCGTATGATGAAAGATGCAGAAGCAAATGCTGAAGCAGATAAGAAACGTAAAGAAGAAGTAGACCTTCGTAACGAAGTAGACCAAGCTATCTTTGCAACTGAAAAGACTATCAAGGAAACTGAAGGCAAAGGCTTCGACGCAGAACGTGATGCTGCCCAAGCTGCCCTTGATGACCTTAAGAAAGCTCAAGAAGACAACAACTTGGACGAAATGAAAGCAAAACTCGAAGCTTTGAACGAAAAAGCTCAAGGACTTGCTGTTAAACTCTACGAACAAGCCGCAGCAGCTCAACAAGCTCAAGCAGGAGCAGAAGGCGCACAAGCAACAGGAAACGCAGGCGATGACGTCGTAGACGGAGAGTTTACTGAAAAATAA